Proteins encoded by one window of Haliotis asinina isolate JCU_RB_2024 chromosome 6, JCU_Hal_asi_v2, whole genome shotgun sequence:
- the LOC137286314 gene encoding uncharacterized protein has translation MMSLVLLLPLLTLVGADFPFRNTSLTWQERVEDLVGRLTIDEIQTQMGRGGWGPSAGPAPGIPKLGINPYSWNTECLRGDARSGSATSFPQSIGLAASWSTDLLFRMAEATGVEVRGKYNDYVKNNVYGDHKGLSCFSPVINIMRDPRWGRNQETYGEDPYLSGQFAASYVKGLQGNDSRYLRANAGCKHFDAHGGPENIPVSRFSFDAKVSERDWRSTFLPAFRTCVKAGTMNLMCSYNRLNGVPACANKHLLTDVLRKQWGFEGYVISDQGAIELMMTRHRYFNNYVDLAAGSVDAGCNLELSQNLAKPAFFSIVDAVKQGKLKEEVVRARAKELFYARMRLGEFDPPSMNQYSKLDSSVVETQAHQDLAVEAAMKTFVLLKNHNNFLPIKANQYKQAAVVGPFTYQGRGVFGSYSPGTEDRYISTVLDGLKGVAPTVKSAEGCTDSVCRTYQANMVKSAVQGAEIVFVCLGLGQKMEDEFRDRSNLDLPSGQKTLLQDVLSNTKNDVPVVLLLFNAGPVNIVQQEADPRISAIMALFYPAQATGTALFKTLTNDGPFSVPGGRLPYTWYRNTNGFPSMTDYSMTNRTYRYSDVDPLYPFGYGLSYTTFQYSNFQLGSNTIRAGDDVSVQARVTNTGGLDADEVVQLYISWENPTVTVPRLQLVGFTRTSVPAKGQVNVNMTISHENLAVWADDTTGWAVQPGKVRVYLGGQQPNQKKSVGSNTLNGELTITGTKTLGVY, from the exons ATGATGTCACTTGTTTTGCTGCTGCCCCTGTTGACGCTGGTCGGGGCTGACTTCCCCTTCAGGAACACATCGCTCACCTGGCAGGAGCGGGTGGAGGACCTCGTCGGGCGTCTCACTATCGATGAAATACAGACCCAGATGGGACGGGGAGGTTGGGGGCCTAGCGCAGGCCCTGCCCCAGGTATTCCCAAGTTGGGGATAAATCCTTATTCCTGGAACACGGAGTGTCTGAGAGGGGATGCGAGAAGTGGATCGGCAACATCGTTCCCCCAGTCTATAGGTCTCGCGGCTTCTTGGAG CACTGACCTTCTGTTCCGAATGGCCGAGGCTACGGGAGTGGAGGTCCGCGGTAAATACAACGACTACGTCAAGAATAACGTGTACGGCGACCACAAAGGCCTCAGCTGCTTCAGCCCCGTCATCAACATCATGCGGGACCCCAGGTGGGGCAGGAACCAG GAGACGTATGGAGAAGATCCCTACCTCAGTGGTCAGTTCGCGGCCAGTTACGTGAAGGGACTCCAAGGCAACGACTCCCGCTACCTCAGAGCTAACGCTGGCTGCAAACACTTTGACGCCCACGGCGGCCCCGAGAACATCCCCGTCAGCAGATTTTCCTTTGATGCCAAG GTATCTGAGCGAGACTGGCGATCAACCTTCCTGCCTGCTTTTAGAACGTGTGTCAAGGCTGGCACCATGAACCTCATGTGCAGCTACAACAG ACTGAACGGGGTCCCGGCCTGCGCCAACAAGCACCTGCTTACCGATGTCCTCAGGAAACAATGGGGCTTTGAAGGCTACGTAATCAGTGATCAGGGAGCTATAGAACTTATGATGACACGGCACAGATACTTCAATAACTATGTAGACCTTGCAGCCGGGTCCGTTGATGCCGGATGCAACCTTGAACTCTCTCAGAATCTCGCCAAACCAGCGTTCTTCTCCATAG TGGACGCCGTGAAGCAGGGCAAGCTGAAGGAGGAAGTTGTCAGAGCACGGGCCAAGGAGCTGTTTTATGCCCGGATGAGGCTGGGAGAGTTCGATCCCCCAAGTATGAACCAGTACAGCAAGCTGGACTCCTCCGTGGTGGAAACTCAGGCCCACCAGGATCTTGCCGTGGAGGCAGCCATGAAGACATTCGTCCTTCTCAAGAACCACAACAACTTCCTCCCCATCAAGGCCAACCAGTACAAACAGGCAGCT GTTGTAGGACCGTTCACCTACCAGGGACGTGGCGTGTTCGGGAGCTACTCCCCCGGTACCGAGGACAGGTACATCTCCACGGTCCTGGATGGATTGAAGGGCGTGGCCCCCACGGTGAAGTCGGCTGAGGGCTGCACGGACTCTGTGTGTCGGACATACCAAGCCAACATGGTCAAGTCAGCAGTGCAGGGCGCAGAGATAGTCTTTGTGTGCCTTGGTCTAG GTCAAAAGATGGAGGATGAATTCCGTGATCGTTCTAATCTGGACCTGCCGAGTGGACAGAAGACCCTTCTTCAAGACGTCTTAAGTAACA CCAAGAACGACGTCCCCGTGGTGCTGCTGCTGTTTAATGCCGGCCCGGTCAACATCGTCCAGCAAGAAGCTGACCCTCGAATCTCAGCCATAATGGCGTTGTTCTATCCGGCACAAGCCACGGGCACGGCCCTCTTCAAGACCCTCACCAACGACGGGCCGTTCTCTGTCCCAGGCGGCAGACTGCCTTACACCTGGTACAGGAACACCAACGGA TTCCCGTCGATGACCGACTACTCCATGACAAACCGCACTTACCGCTACTCTGACGTCGACCCTCTCTACCCCTTCGGCTACGGCCTCTCCTACACCACCTTCCAGTACAGCAACTTCCAGCTCGGTAGCAACACCATCCGAGCCGGTGACGACGTGTCGGTACAAGCCCGTGTGACCAACACAGGCGGACTTGATGCGGACGAG GTCGTGCAGCTGTACATCAGCTGGGAGAATCCCACAGTCACCGTCCCAAGGCTACAACTGGTCGGATTCACCAGAACGTCTGTGCCAGCTAAAGGTCAGGTGAACGTGAACATGACGATATCTCACGAGAACTTGGCAGTTTGGGCAGACGACACAACCGGCTGGGCTGTACAACCGG GGAAAGTGCGGGTGTACCTGGGTGGTCAGCAGCCCAACCAGAAGAAGTCCGTCGGGTCCAACACCCTCAATGGAGAGCTGACTATCACTGGAACAAAGACACTAGGGGTGTACTGA
- the LOC137286206 gene encoding uncharacterized protein: protein MVSLVLLLPLLTLVWADFPFRNTSLTWQERVEDLVGRLTIDEIQTQMGRGGGGPRGSPAPGIPNLGINPYSWNTECLRGDARSGSATSFPQSIGLAASWSTDLLFRMAEATGVEVRGKYNDYVKNNVYGDHKGLSCFSPVINIMRDPRWGRNQETYGEDPYLSGQYAASYVKGLQGNDSRYLRANAGCKHFDVHGGPENIPVNRLSFDAKVSERDWRTTFLPAFRTCVKAGTMNLMCSYNRLNGVPACANKHLLTDVLRKQWGFDGYVISDRGAIEYMMTKHNYFHNYVDIAAGSVDAGCNLEISDNLAKPAYFSIADAVKQGKLKEEVVRARAKELFYARMRLGEFDPPSMNQYSKLDSSVVETQAHQDLAVEAAMKTFVLLKNHNNFLPIKANQYKQAAVVGPFTYQGRGVFGSYSPSTEDRYISTVLDGLKGVAPTVKSAEGCTDSVCRTYQTNMVKSAVQGAEIVFVCLGLGQKMEDEFIDRSNLDLPSGQMTLLQDVLSNTKNDIPVVLLLFNAGPVNIVQQEADPRISAIMALFYPAQATGTALLKTLTNDGPFSVPGGRLPYTWYRNTNGFPSMTDYSMTNRTYRYSDVDPLYPFGYGLSYTNFQYSNFQLGSNTIRAGDDVSVQARVTNTGGLDADEVVQLYISWENPTVTVPRLQLVGFTRTSVPAQGQVNVNMTISHENLAVWADDTTGWAVQPGKVRVYLGGQQPNQKKSVGSNTLSGELTITGTKTLGVY from the exons ATGGTGTCTCTTGTTCTGCTGCTGCCCCTGTTGACGTTGGTCTGGGCTGACTTCCCCTTCAGGAACACATCGCTCACCTGGCAGGAGCGGGTGGAGGACCTCGTCGGGCGTCTCACTATCGATGAAATACAGACCCAGATGGGACGAGGAGGTGGGGGACCTCGAGGCAGCCCTGCCCCAGGTATTCCCAATTTGGGGATAAATCCTTATTCCTGGAACACAGAGTGTCTAAGGGGGGATGCGAGAAGTGGATCGGCAACATCCTTCCCCCAGTCTATAGGTCTCGCGGCTTCTTGGAG CACTGACCTTCTGTTCCGAATGGCCGAGGCTACGGGAGTGGAGGTCCGTGGTAAATACAACGACTACGTCAAGAATAACGTGTACGGCGACCACAAGGGCCTCAGCTGCTTCAGCCCCGTCATCAACATCATGCGGGACCCCAGGTGGGGCAGGAACCAG GAGACGTATGGAGAAGATCCCTACCTCAGTGGTCAGTACGCGGCCAGTTACGTGAAGGGACTCCAAGGCAACGACTCCCGCTACCTCAGGGCTAACGCTGGCTGTAAACACTTTGACGTTCATGGCGGCCCCGAGAACATCCCCGTCAACAGATTGTCCTTCGACGCCAAG GTATCAGAGCGAGACTGGCGAACAACCTTCCTGCCTGCTTTCAGAACGTGTGTCAAGGCTGGGACCATGAACCTAATGTGCAGCTACAACAG ACTGAACGGAGTCCCTGCCTGCGCCAACAAGCACCTGCTTACCGATGTCCTTAGGAAACAATGGGGCTTTGACGGGTACGTCATCAGCGACCGGGGAGCTATAGAATATATGATGACAAAGCACAACTACTTCCACAACTACGTCGACATTGCAGCGGGGTCCGTTGATGCCGGGTGCAACCTTGAGATATCCGACAATCTCGCCAAACCAGCGTACTTCTCCATAG CGGACGCCGTTAAGCAGGGCAAACTAAAGGAGGAAGTTGTCAGAGCACGGGCCAAGGAGCTGTTTTATGCTCGGATGAGGCTGGGAGAGTTCGACCCCCCAAGTATGAACCAGTACAGCAAGCTGGACTCCTCCGTGGTGGAAACTCAGGCCCACCAGGATCTTGCCGTGGAGGCAGCCATGAAGACATTCGTCCTTCTCAAGAACCACAACAACTTCCTCCCCATCAAGGCCAACCAGTACAAACAGGCAGCT GTTGTTGGGCCGTTCACCTACCAGGGACGTGGCGTGTTCGGGAGTTACTCCCCCAGTACCGAGGACAGGTACATCTCCACGGTCCTGGATGGATTGAAGGGCGTGGCCCCCACGGTGAAGTCGGCTGAGGGCTGCACGGACTCTGTGTGTCGGACATACCAAACCAACATGGTCAAGTCAGCTGTGCAGGGCGCAGAGATTGTCTTTGTGTGTCTTGGTCTAG GTCAAAAGATGGAGGATGAATTCATTGATCGTTCTAATCTGGACCTGCCGAGTGGACAGATGACCCTTCTTCAAGACGTCTTAAGTAACA CCAAGAACGACATCCCCGTGGTGCTGCTGCTGTTTAATGCCGGCCCGGTCAACATCGTCCAGCAAGAAGCTGACCCTCGGATCTCAGCTATAATGGCGTTGTTCTATCCGGCACAAGCCACGGGCACGGCCCTCCTCAAGACCCTCACCAACGACGGGCCGTTCTCTGTCCCAGGCGGCAGACTGCCTTACACCTGGTACCGGAACACCAACGGA TTCCCGTCGATGACCGACTACTCCATGACAAACCGCACTTACCGCTACTCTGACGTCGACCCTCTCTACCCCTTCGGCTACGGCCTCTCCTACACCAACTTCCAATACAGCAACTTCCAGCTCGGTAGTAACACCATCCGAGCCGGTGACGACGTGTCGGTACAAGCCCGAGTGACCAACACAGGCGGACTTGATGCGGACGAG GTCGTGCAGCTGTACATCAGCTGGGAGAATCCCACAGTCACCGTCCCAAGGCTACAACTGGTCGGATTCACCAGAACGTCTGTCCCAGCTCAAGGTCAGGTGAACGTGAACATGACGATATCTCACGAGAACTTGGCAGTTTGGGCAGACGACACAACCGGCTGGGCTGTACAACCGG GGAAAGTGCGGGTGTACCTGGGTGGTCAGCAGCCCAACCAGAAGAAGTCCGTCGGGTCCAACACCCTCAGCGGAGAGCTGACTATCACTGGAACAAAGACACTAGGAGTGTACTGA